From Planktothrix serta PCC 8927:
GGCGGTTAATTCAAGCTTTACGCAATTATCGCCGTTCTTTTCAGAATTCTTGAGGGAACAGGGAACAGGGAACAGGAGGAAAAACAGTTTATTATAGCAATCCTCAATGATTTGTGATCAAAACCTGTAGGGGTGGCGTCCCTCCCAACCCTCTTTGTGCCTGGGTTGGGAGGGACGCCACCCCTACGATAAAATATTATATGAAGTTCTTAAATGTTTGCTACAAATACTTGATCGGGTGGCTATTTCCTATTCCCTCCTGTTCCCTGTTCCCTGTTTCCTGTTCCCTGTTCCCTGTTCCCTGCTATAAAAAAATCTGTGGAGACGCACACCGGGTACGCCTCTACAGACACCTCAAACCCATGCTTAAAATTAGGACATGGCTTGAATGATAAAGTCAAAGTAGGGGGCTGCTTCTGTAGCATCTTCGTCATCGAGTAACGCCAGAGACGCTTCTTTGAGACAACGGACGGCTTCCACCATTCCGGGCATGGGAACGCCTAAAGAGTTGTACATTTCTTTGACGCCGACCAAACCAATGCTTTCAATCGGATCTTTGTCACCTGACAGAATCCCATAGGTAATTAAGCGCAGATACCAACCATAATCCCGAATACATAAAGACCGTTCCCGTGAACCCGACGCATTGCCACCGGGGGCAATAAAGTCAGGACGTTTTTTCCAAAGTTGGTTACTAGCACGGTCTACAATCTTTTTTTCATTATCGGCAAGTGTCGAAGCAATCCGTACACGCTGTTCACCCGTCTTTAAAAAGTCATTGATGCTTTTGAGTTCACCAACACTCGGATAACGGAGTTCATCATCAGCTTTGAGAATAACTTGGCTAACTACTGTCATCTAAAACCTCAAGAGCTATTAAAGTTTTTCAAGATACCATTAAGTAGTTTAGCGACTCAGGGGGATCTGGGGAAGCAGTTAATTGTAAATCGAGAGTTATCTGCCTAGATCGGCATGAATAATCACCCCTGAAGCGTTAACAATTCTTAATTTTTAATGCTTAATAATGATGTGGCAGCAAGGACAACAAGTTGAAGTCGAAATTACCGATTTGACCGATGACGGGAATGGAGTCGGTCGTTATCAAGATCGGGTCATCTTTGTCCCTGATACGGTTCCAGGCGACCGGGTGTTGGTGCGACTGGTGCGCGTCAAAAGCAAATATGCAGAAGGGAAGTTACAGGATATTTTAGCAGCCTCTCCCGCTCGCATCACTCCCCGATGTATTGTAGCGGACAAATGTGGGGGCTGTCAGTGGCAACACGTTGAGTATGAGACTCAATTACAGGCTAAACGGGATTTAGTGGTTAAAACCTTAGAACGCATTGGGGGATTTATCCAGCCTCCGGTGGATCAGATGTTAGCCGGAGAGTCGGCGTTAGGATATCGCAATAAAGTCACCTATCCCCTAGGACGTTCTGCAACGGGTCAAGTCCAGGCGGGTTATTTTCAGAAACAGAGTCATCGTTTAATCAACTTAAATCAATGTCCGGTACAGGATCAACGTCTAAATCCGTTACTGGCTAATATTAAGCTGGATATTCACAACCGAGGCTGGTCGATTTATGATGAATCCCAACACCGAGGAAAAATTCGCCATCTGTCCTTAAGAATTGGACGACGCACTGGGGAAATATTATTAACTTTAATTGCGACTCAGGCAAGTTTACCCGGACTCAACGAACAAGCGGAAACTTGGTTAGAACAATATCCTTCTTTAAAGGGAGTTTGTTTAAATCTGAATCCTGATCAAACGAATATGATTTTTGGTGAGCAAACACGCTGTTTAGCGGGTCAACCTTATTTACAAGAAGAATTTGGGGGATTAACGTTTTTTCTCAGACCCGATACGTTTTTTCAAATCAATACAGAAGTGGCGGAAGCGTTATTACAAATAATGCTACAACAACTTAATTTACAAGGCACTGAACGGATCGTTGATGCCTATTGTGGAATTGGGACGTTTACCTTACCTTTGGCTCAGGATTTACTGCAAAAACAAGCAGGTTCTATGCAGTCGTTAAATCTTCCTCAAGTTATGGGTTTGGAAGTACAAGAAAGTGCTATAGAACAAGCTCGACAGAATGCTATTTTTAATCGAATTGACAATGTTGAGTTTAAACTGGGAACGGTGCAAAAGTTGTTACCGCAGTTAGGATATAAACCTGATCTTGTTTTACTTGATCCTCCTCGCAAAGGATGCGATCGCACTGTATTAGAAACTTTGTTGAATTTGCAACCGCAACGACTGATCTATATCAGTTGTAAACCTGCAACTCTAGCACGGGATCTGAAGATTTTATGTGAAACGGGAGTCTATGAATTAATCCGGGTACAACCTGCGGATTTTTTCCCGCAAACTTCCCATGTTGAATCGATGGCTTTCTTGCAGTGTTCATCGCCCGAAAATAGCTTAACTGCAAATTAGAGTGTCAGTTATTACATAAACAACTGACTATTGAGATCGGGTTACTCGGATCTAAAATGCGATCGCTGCTCAGAAGAAAGAAAGGGCGGGTTTAGGGAGATAATTATTGATCATTAAAGATGGTCTCGGAACCCGCCCCTACGGTTGTTAATTATTCTTGAAATGCGATCGCGATTTTTTCAACAACAAATTGTAGGGGCGGGTTCTGTAATAATATTGAATTCTAATCAATAATCTGGTTAAACCCGCCCCTCTTCAATGCGATCGCATTTTAGATCCGAGAATTAAACAGCCCTGGCTTGTGAGGGGTGACTCGGTAACGGGCGTGAATCCTGATGTGTAATTTTTTGACATAAAAATTTGTTAACTCACGATCAGATTCATAATATAATAGAAAAAAAATAACGCTAAATTCGGGCTAAGGTCGTTCTCCTGGATCAACTAGGAAGTGTTAGTCAATATGTGGTTCATCATGGGCCTGTGGGAGTGTTAATCGTACAATCCCATCCGTCTTAAAAATATCTTAAAATTTGTTGCCCCTGCCCTTGTTTCTAAAAATGAAGTTTAGTGAACTGGTTGAAAAACTCAACTCGGAAATTGCTGGTCAGAGTTTGACCCAAAACCCCGCCCTCAACCCGGATATTTATGGGGTGGCCGCGGTGGATGCAGCCCCATCTGGAACCCTGAGCTATATTGAAGGGTTAAAATTTGCTTCCTTTGTACAGTGTTCAGACGCGAGTGCGTTGATTTTACCCTTGGATGAATCGTTACAAATTCAAGCTACAGAACAGGGTAAAGCGTGGATTTCCGTGGCAAATCCTCGGCTGGTTTTTGCCGAAGCGATCGCTTTATTTTATCGACCTTATCAACCCCAACCCCAAATTCATCCCACAGCAGTTATTGACAGAAGTGCCCAAATAGGATCAGAGGTTTATATTGGCCCCCATGTTGTAATTCAAGCGGGGGTAACGATTGGAAATCGGGTGTGTTTACATCCGAATGTGGTGATTTATCCAGAGGTAAAAATTGGCGATCGCAGCATTCTACACGCCAATTGTACGATTCATGAACGGACTCAAATTGGTTGTGATTGTGTGATTCATAGCGGGGCGGTGATTGGCTCCGAAGGCTTTGGTTTTGTTCCTACAGCTTCGGGTTGGGTGAAAATGGAACAATCAGGAATTACAGTCTTAGAAGACAGTGTGGAAGTTGGATGTAATAGTACGATTGATCGTCCGTCCGTGGGAGAAACTCGCATCGGAAAAGCCACGAAACTAGATAATTTAGTTCATATTGGTCACGGTTGTACTGTTGGGCAGAATTGTGCCTTTGCGGGCCATGTCGGATTAGCCGGGGGTGTCACCGTCGGGAATGGGGTATTACTGGCGGGTCAAGTCGGTATTGCTAATCAAGTTAAAGTTGGAGATCGAGCGATCGTTACGGCTCAATCTGGAGTTCATAGTGATATTCAACCCGGAGATATCGTTTCTGGTTCTCCGGCTCTTGCTAATCGGCTTTATTTAAAGACTTGTGCGGTTTATAAACGATTACCTGAACTGTACCAATCCTTAAAAGCTTTGGAACGTCGTTTCAAGGATTCTTAGGGGTTGGCTGTTGACGGTTGGCTGTGTAGAGACTAAGCATGGCTAGTCTCTACTGAGTGATTACTGATTACTATTTATTCCCTGTTCCGGTGTTAAGCTGTTCCGGTGTTAAGCTGATTACTGATTACTGATTACTGATTACTGATTACTGACGCAAGCGTGAGATTTTTTTGAAGTGTAATCACGGATGTATTGATCTGTCTTGACGGCGGATCTTTTTTAATGGTATGGAGGAAGGCCACAGGGATAATTTTGATCAGGGGGAGAGGACTTCCTGAAAAAATTGCTTCCGGTGACTCTGTAGAAATAAAATCGGACGACTATGAAATTTTCAAGACACCAGACCAGGTATGAGTTCAAGTACCACCGAATAAGTCGATCTTCCCCTGTTCAATCTCAACGGGATTTTTAAGTCCCGTTTTTTTTCTCTAGGGAGAGATGCTGATTTCTGTATGGAAAGATTTGTAACTTAGAAAAAAAAATATTTGTCAAATTGATGAATTTAAGTATATATTATTTTTTATAAGTCCAAAAAGTTGAATTGGATAAAAATTACCTGCGTAGAGAAGTAAGGAGATTAAGAACAAGATGAATAAACCTGCACCAACTCCCTTAACCGGAAAGGCTCTGCTTCAAAAAGTAAAAGAACTGTCTCATATGCCCCGGCGTGAAACAGCAAAGCTGTGCGGTTATTACAGCACCACAAAGGACAACCAGGTGCGTGTCAATCTCACAGATTTTTATGACGCAGTGCTCAAAGCACGGGGTATTCCGCTTAGTCCCGATGGTACAAAAGATGGTCGGGGTCGGGAAGCAACTTATATGGTGAGCGTTCACAAAAATGGTCAAATTGTGATTGGCTCAACCTACACCAAAGAAATGGGTCTTAAACCCGGTGATGAGTTTGATATCAAGCTGGGATACAAGCATATTCACCTGATTCAAGTCGAAAATGGGAAAGACGCCAGCAGTGGCGATGAAGAAGAGTAAATTCCCTGATCTGAGCCATTAGAATGACATTTTCATGCTTGCAAATGCGCCAACCCTGATTAAAATTGCTATTTTTTTTGGGGTGTGGATGGGTTTATGGATGCCAATTGCTGTTATCACTGCTTTAGCTCTCAATTGGCGTCCTCCTAGGCCCCTAAATGAAACCCAAAAGTTGACGTTGCTGGCGCCACTTTATGGAATTGCTCCCCTAGTTTTGTGGAAAATTAGCCAAGTTGAGGGTCGATCCTTCTGGGATTATGGTTTAGCTTGGCGATCAGAGTTTTTTACATCAATTTCCATTGGTTTCGGTCTGGCTGTTATCAGCCTAATCGTCTTATTTGGTTTTCAATTTACCCTCGGTTGGATCAATTGGCGACAACCACACTGGGGACAAAGCGATCAACAGTCCTCTGGCTTAAATTCCGATCTTCCCCCTGAAAACGGGTGGATTAGGTTAGGGCAAAAGGCCTCGATTTTGTTTCCAATTTTGCTAATTGCTCTCTGGATTAGTAGCACAGAGGAGTTAGTGTTTCGAGGGTTTCTGCAAAAACAATTACAGCAAGATTATTCAGGGTTTGTCGCGGCGGCAATTGTCAGCTTAATTTTCGCGCTCACCCATTTAATTTGGGAAGTCCGCAACACATTCCCCCAATTACCCGGATTAGGGTTAATGGGGATGGTGTTGACCTTCGCTTGTTTTTGCAATGGCGGGTCTTTAGGACTTGCTATTGGACTGCACGCGGGTTGGATTTGGGGAATCAGCAGTTTGGATACCGTTGTCGGTGTGAACCCCACTGGGAAGGTTCCCGAATGGGTGACGGGACTCGCAGGTAAACCCTTAGCGGGTGTGTTGGGAATTGTGATGTTGTTAGTGGTGGCTGGCTTTTTAGGAATATATTTCCTGTCTAATTTCCCGGTAACTTTTTAATCTTTTCTTAACATTAATATCAAAAAACTGTGTTTTGATCTATTTAGAGGGTTATAGGGACATTTCAGTTGAAATCGTGGAACACCGTGAGTTAACCCATCAATTGGATCAGTTCTTAGTCTGTGGTTTAGGAAACCTTGGACAACATTGTGTATTTGCCCTCAAAGAATTTGGAGTTCGGGTGAATGGTATTAACCTTGTTGCTCCTACACACTGGGATATTCCCGGTATTCCAGAGCAGTTGGGGCAACTGGTGATTGGAGATGCTCGTCAGGAGTCGGTGCTAAAGCAAGCCAATCTTGATCAATGTCGCGCTGTGTTAATTGTTACCAGTCAGGAGCGGATCAATGCTGAAACAGCTTTGGCAATCCGTAAACTGAGTCCTAATGTGCGGTTGGTGGTACGCTCCTCGAAGGAGAATCTCAATCATTTATTAGCCGAACATCTAGGAAACTTTATTGCTTTTGAGCCCACCCAACTTCCGGCATCTGCTTTTGCAGTTGCTGCTCTGGGAACAGAAGTTTTGGGATTTTTCAGCTTGGATGATTCCCGACTTCAGGTAATTCAGCGTCAATTTAATCCGGGTGATTCCTGGTGTTATCGAGGCTCACTTCAAGAATTCAACAGTCGCACCCGGCGAATTCTTTGCCATCGTCGGGGGAGCGTTCACCCGATAGTTTCCCTCCCGGATTGGGAACCCGAAACCCAACTTCAAGCCGGAGATCAAGTCATCTATATCGAAGTAGCTGATCGCGCCTATACGGGTACTGTCTCTGTCCCCAATTCTGACTTATCTCCTGTGAGGAAACGATGGGGTAGATGGCGACGACTCCGGTGGGAAAACGTGAAGCATTGGGTGCTAGAGATGTGGCAATCTCACCAACAGCAGCCTGTCCGCCAAGTGGCAATTGTTTGCGGTGCTGTGGTTTTGGCTTTGTTAGCGGTTGGAACAGTAGTCTTTGCTCGATACTATCCGGGAGCTACTCCTCTGGGAGCCTTCTACGGAGTAGCAATTCTGTTGTTAGGTCAATATGGTGAGTTATTTGGAGATTTTGAAATCAATCCCAATATTCCCGGCTGGTTGCAGTTTTTTGCCTTTGTCCTGACTCTGGCGGGGACTGCCTTAGTCGGGGTACTGTATGCGTTACTCACCCAAGGGATGCTCAGTACCCGATTTCAACTCACCCCTCGTCGTCCACCCATTCCCCTTCACCATCATACAGTTGTTGTTGGACTCGGACGAGTGGGTCAACAAGTTGTGAGACTGTTACAGGAGTTCCGACAACCCCTTGTCGGAGTTACATTTACCCCCCAGTTTGATCTGAATGTTTTGTCGGATATTCCGATTGTTAGAGGTAGTCTCAAGGAAACCCTCAACCAGGTGAATTTGGCAACTGCCCGGAGTGTGGTCGTGGTGACAGACGATGACATCTTGAATTTAGAAATTAGCCTGATGGCTCGTTCTGCTAATCCTAGCTGCCATCTAGTGATCCGCACAAAGGAACAGAGTCTTACAGATAGTCTTAACCGTTTGTTGCCGGGAACCCATGTCATTTGTGCTTATGGGGTGACAGCAGAAGCCTTTGCAGCAGCAGCTTTTGGGGAAAAAATTCTGGGTTTGTTTCGCTGTTGCGATCGCACCATCTTAGTCACCGAATATGAAATTGAAGTCGGGGATACCCTTGATAACTTACTGCTCACCGAGGTTGCTTATGGTTATGGAGTGGTTCCAATTCTACATCAACGAAAAAATCAGCCCCCTCGGTTAATGCCTCCTGATGAGATTCAGTTAACAGTGGGCGATCGCATGGTGGTTTTAGCAACGATTGAAGGGTTGCGTGCAGTAGAAGATGGCATTTTTGTCACCGCAGCCCGTTGGCAAGTTCGCATTCAGCAGGCTTTAAGTGCTGAAGCTGTTTTTGAAGGGGCTAATCTGATTGTGCGGATTTGTGGTTGTCCGTTAAATGTAGCCAGGAATCTGATGTCAGACCTACCCGTCCTCTTACCCCGATTATTGTTTAAGCATCAAGCTTACCATTTGATTGTAGAATTGAAGCGAGTGCTGGTCATCGCTCAGATGATCCCCCCAGATCAGCCTGAAAACCACTATAAGTAAAATTAGCTTTCTAACTATAGCAAGTTTCCACGGCAGCTTTATGCAGCTAAGTTCATAGAAAAATGGGATAACCTGAAGATCTGTATTCCTGTGGCGTTGTATCACAGTGGAGAATCATGACAACCGCAACACCCTCTAGCCTGACCTTTACCCCCGTTTATGGCCCTGTATGGTCGTGGCGTTATGGGAAATCCTTGGGTATTGATCCCATTGGTGAGATTTCCACCTGTTCTTTTAATTGTGTTTATTGTCAACTGGGAGAAATTGAAGTTAAAACCCAGCAGCGTCAAATTTATGTTCCAACGGATCAAATTTTACAAGCCTTAGCAAAGTTTGCCCTTTGGAATATTGATGTAATTACTTTAAGTGGCAGTGGAGAACCCACTCTGGCGGCGAATTTAGGGGAAATTTTAATCGGAATTAAAACCCTGACTCAGCGCCCGACTTTAGTTTTAACAAACGGGACAACTTTAGGTGATCCTCAAGTTCGAGAACAATTGGCTTTAGCTGATAAAGTCTCTGTGAAATTGGATGGGGTTTCAAAAGTACAACTACAACGGATCAATCGACCTGTAACGAACTTGAATTTAACAGAGTTGCTCAGTTCTATTCAAGAATTTCGTCGCCTCTTCCCAGGAGAATTGGGACTGCAAACGATGATTTTATCCCCTTGGTCATCCTCAGATCGCCAGGAATATCAACGTTGGGTAAAAGCGATCGCACCTACAGAAATTCAACTCAATACCCCCACCCGTCCTAAACCCTTAAAGCGTGAATTAGCGGGACGGGAAAATCATCCCTCACCTGAAAACCCCCCTTATCAAGCCCAGAAACTCAAATCAGTTAGCACGTCTGTATTACAAGATTTTGCTGAAGAAATTCAACAGCAAACAGGAATTCCTGTGCGCTATGCTCCGGGATCTAATTTATAGGAGAGAACAGGGAACAGGGAACAGGGAACACCGAAGGAGGAAAAGATTTCACCGTCAAGGTTTAAATCTTTTTATCTTGGTACTTGATTTTTAAATCAATTCATAGATCTGCTCTTAAATGAATGGGGAAAGTCGAGCTTTTTTGAAAACTGTTCTTGATCTTCCTTAAATGTATTGAAATATTAACAATGTTGCTGTTTTCGTAGAAAAAGAATAGTTAAACATGATAGGATAAAAATCAGTTACATTTGGAGAAGATTTATGGCAAAAACAGTAATAGAAAAAACTTCAATGCCTCCTCTAACGGGCAAAGCTTTATTGCAAAAAGTTAAAGCTTTAGGGAACTTACCCCGACGGGAGGCGGCTCGCCAGTGTGGGTATTATACCCAAACAAAAGAGAACCAAACTCGCGCTAATATGACCGAGTTTTACGATGCGTTACTGGCGGCTAAAGGCATTGCCTTAGATCCCGGACGGACAAAAGATGGACGAGGAAGAGAAGCCAGTTTTCGAGCCTGTGTTCATAAGAACGGTTCTCTAGTTATTGGTGCAAACTATACCGAATCCATGGGATTAGAAGCCGGAGATCAGTTTGAAATTCGCTTAGGTTCTAAACACATTCATCTGATTCAAGTCGGTGAGAAGTCGGAAGAAGACCTCCTCGATGAAGAATAAACGCTTAACTCTGATTTAATAGGTAAAGGTTGGCTTGTCTAATTTTAAGAACCCGCATCCACAAGCTACTGTATTTTCAATTTTAATTAAACATAAAACGTTTAATCGACTCACAAGCTAACCTTACCTCCTCTAACACGATTTTTTGTTGCCATTCACCCGACGGTTAGAAAAAAGAATGATTTTTATTCTTCCCTAACAACTTCAATTAAAACTGGGGCTAAATTCTCATTCAGCCTACCCAGCCGAATTAATTCTGCATAGGTATCTGCTTCAATTTCTAATAAAGTTTCTTCAAATTCTTCCCTAGCGACTTCTTGTAATTGCGGATATTCGTTGAGTAACTGATGGAATTTCTGTTTAACGCTTTTTAGCTCTCCTTCGACTAATTGCTTTTTATACCGATAGAATTCAGAATCGAGATCAGGGAAGCGATCAGAATTATCTAAATACTTTAAAACTCGCTGTAGGGCAATTTGACGAGCAACTAATTGAGAATATTCTTGACGCATGGGTTGATCTCCAATTAACTTCAAGCCTTTCATCAATACTTGAATACTTAACCCTTGCACTAACAGCGTAAATAAAACCAT
This genomic window contains:
- a CDS encoding CPBP family intramembrane glutamic endopeptidase, whose translation is MLANAPTLIKIAIFFGVWMGLWMPIAVITALALNWRPPRPLNETQKLTLLAPLYGIAPLVLWKISQVEGRSFWDYGLAWRSEFFTSISIGFGLAVISLIVLFGFQFTLGWINWRQPHWGQSDQQSSGLNSDLPPENGWIRLGQKASILFPILLIALWISSTEELVFRGFLQKQLQQDYSGFVAAAIVSLIFALTHLIWEVRNTFPQLPGLGLMGMVLTFACFCNGGSLGLAIGLHAGWIWGISSLDTVVGVNPTGKVPEWVTGLAGKPLAGVLGIVMLLVVAGFLGIYFLSNFPVTF
- a CDS encoding radical SAM protein, whose product is MTTATPSSLTFTPVYGPVWSWRYGKSLGIDPIGEISTCSFNCVYCQLGEIEVKTQQRQIYVPTDQILQALAKFALWNIDVITLSGSGEPTLAANLGEILIGIKTLTQRPTLVLTNGTTLGDPQVREQLALADKVSVKLDGVSKVQLQRINRPVTNLNLTELLSSIQEFRRLFPGELGLQTMILSPWSSSDRQEYQRWVKAIAPTEIQLNTPTRPKPLKRELAGRENHPSPENPPYQAQKLKSVSTSVLQDFAEEIQQQTGIPVRYAPGSNL
- the lpxD gene encoding UDP-3-O-(3-hydroxymyristoyl)glucosamine N-acyltransferase, whose amino-acid sequence is MKFSELVEKLNSEIAGQSLTQNPALNPDIYGVAAVDAAPSGTLSYIEGLKFASFVQCSDASALILPLDESLQIQATEQGKAWISVANPRLVFAEAIALFYRPYQPQPQIHPTAVIDRSAQIGSEVYIGPHVVIQAGVTIGNRVCLHPNVVIYPEVKIGDRSILHANCTIHERTQIGCDCVIHSGAVIGSEGFGFVPTASGWVKMEQSGITVLEDSVEVGCNSTIDRPSVGETRIGKATKLDNLVHIGHGCTVGQNCAFAGHVGLAGGVTVGNGVLLAGQVGIANQVKVGDRAIVTAQSGVHSDIQPGDIVSGSPALANRLYLKTCAVYKRLPELYQSLKALERRFKDS
- a CDS encoding AbrB family transcriptional regulator; amino-acid sequence: MNKPAPTPLTGKALLQKVKELSHMPRRETAKLCGYYSTTKDNQVRVNLTDFYDAVLKARGIPLSPDGTKDGRGREATYMVSVHKNGQIVIGSTYTKEMGLKPGDEFDIKLGYKHIHLIQVENGKDASSGDEEE
- a CDS encoding allophycocyanin subunit alpha-B — encoded protein: MTVVSQVILKADDELRYPSVGELKSINDFLKTGEQRVRIASTLADNEKKIVDRASNQLWKKRPDFIAPGGNASGSRERSLCIRDYGWYLRLITYGILSGDKDPIESIGLVGVKEMYNSLGVPMPGMVEAVRCLKEASLALLDDEDATEAAPYFDFIIQAMS
- the rlmD gene encoding 23S rRNA (uracil(1939)-C(5))-methyltransferase RlmD encodes the protein MMWQQGQQVEVEITDLTDDGNGVGRYQDRVIFVPDTVPGDRVLVRLVRVKSKYAEGKLQDILAASPARITPRCIVADKCGGCQWQHVEYETQLQAKRDLVVKTLERIGGFIQPPVDQMLAGESALGYRNKVTYPLGRSATGQVQAGYFQKQSHRLINLNQCPVQDQRLNPLLANIKLDIHNRGWSIYDESQHRGKIRHLSLRIGRRTGEILLTLIATQASLPGLNEQAETWLEQYPSLKGVCLNLNPDQTNMIFGEQTRCLAGQPYLQEEFGGLTFFLRPDTFFQINTEVAEALLQIMLQQLNLQGTERIVDAYCGIGTFTLPLAQDLLQKQAGSMQSLNLPQVMGLEVQESAIEQARQNAIFNRIDNVEFKLGTVQKLLPQLGYKPDLVLLDPPRKGCDRTVLETLLNLQPQRLIYISCKPATLARDLKILCETGVYELIRVQPADFFPQTSHVESMAFLQCSSPENSLTAN
- a CDS encoding potassium channel family protein translates to MEHRELTHQLDQFLVCGLGNLGQHCVFALKEFGVRVNGINLVAPTHWDIPGIPEQLGQLVIGDARQESVLKQANLDQCRAVLIVTSQERINAETALAIRKLSPNVRLVVRSSKENLNHLLAEHLGNFIAFEPTQLPASAFAVAALGTEVLGFFSLDDSRLQVIQRQFNPGDSWCYRGSLQEFNSRTRRILCHRRGSVHPIVSLPDWEPETQLQAGDQVIYIEVADRAYTGTVSVPNSDLSPVRKRWGRWRRLRWENVKHWVLEMWQSHQQQPVRQVAIVCGAVVLALLAVGTVVFARYYPGATPLGAFYGVAILLLGQYGELFGDFEINPNIPGWLQFFAFVLTLAGTALVGVLYALLTQGMLSTRFQLTPRRPPIPLHHHTVVVGLGRVGQQVVRLLQEFRQPLVGVTFTPQFDLNVLSDIPIVRGSLKETLNQVNLATARSVVVVTDDDILNLEISLMARSANPSCHLVIRTKEQSLTDSLNRLLPGTHVICAYGVTAEAFAAAAFGEKILGLFRCCDRTILVTEYEIEVGDTLDNLLLTEVAYGYGVVPILHQRKNQPPRLMPPDEIQLTVGDRMVVLATIEGLRAVEDGIFVTAARWQVRIQQALSAEAVFEGANLIVRICGCPLNVARNLMSDLPVLLPRLLFKHQAYHLIVELKRVLVIAQMIPPDQPENHYK
- a CDS encoding AbrB family transcriptional regulator: MAKTVIEKTSMPPLTGKALLQKVKALGNLPRREAARQCGYYTQTKENQTRANMTEFYDALLAAKGIALDPGRTKDGRGREASFRACVHKNGSLVIGANYTESMGLEAGDQFEIRLGSKHIHLIQVGEKSEEDLLDEE